Proteins encoded together in one Benincasa hispida cultivar B227 chromosome 1, ASM972705v1, whole genome shotgun sequence window:
- the LOC120092349 gene encoding uncharacterized protein LOC120092349 — translation MIRFTKFKSLALSADSGGHQLLQRCWVSGTAKGKSKIKAGQPLKRSKITVKKGGATSKGGGGGGGRKIPPEQEKLYDQCLNAPTPLRFLKPKDREREAEREKLGLISKERQREIEMMKMDKSKLGVSDTPSIIGTVGLDLISLGLVDADKIPKYELTVEDGRRLAKEYSRVLMRRHRARRAAESTLLQMKKEAIEALPEHLKAAALVPDLTLFPANRFMATLTPPIEGYIEKVKEAARRSSGKEKLR, via the coding sequence ATGATCCGTTTCACGAAATTCAAATCTCTGGCCCTATCTGCAGATTCCGGCGGCCACCAATTGCTCCAAAGATGCTGGGTTAGTGGTACTGCCAAAGGCAAATCGAAGATCAAAGCTGGCCAACCGCTGAAGCGCTCCAAAATCACCGTCAAGAAAGGCGGAGCCACATCCAAAGGTggtggaggaggaggaggaagaaaaatCCCTCCCGAACAGGAAAAGCTCTATGACCAATGCCTAAATGCTCCTACGCCTCTGCGGTTCTTGAAGCCCAAAGACAGAGAACGTGAGGCCGAACGGGAGAAGCTCGGGCTCATCAGCAAAGAGCGCCAACGCGAGATTGAGATGATGAAGATGGATAAATCGAAATTGGGGGTTTCTGATACTCCGTCGATCATTGGAACTGTAGGTTTGGATTTGATATCCCTAGGTCTGGTCGATGCGGATAAGATTCCGAAGTACGAGTTGACAGTGGAAGATGGGCGGCGGCTTGCGAAGGAATACAGTCGGGTGTTGATGAGGCGGCATCGTGCAAGGCGGGCAGCTGAATCGACGCTGTTGCAGATGAAGAAAGAGGCTATTGAAGCATTACCAGAGCATTTGAAAGCTGCTGCTTTGGTCCCAGATTTGACATTGTTCCCCGCGAACCGGTTCATGGCCACTTTGACGCCTCCGATAGAAGGCTATATTGAAAAGGTCAAGGAGGCTGCGAGGAGGAGTAGCGGGAAAGAGAAGCTTAGATAA